One Danio aesculapii chromosome 13, fDanAes4.1, whole genome shotgun sequence DNA window includes the following coding sequences:
- the si:ch211-223a10.1 gene encoding uncharacterized protein si:ch211-223a10.1 produces MLQVSGSCIFESVQRGEIDRVSHLLQQDRGVLKQKGWGGFTALHFAALHGNRPVAELLLNSGADPNIPCDAGQTPFHFACRNGNIYIMHKMMQQGADLRIADEQGKTALHHAVSGGSVIATQYLWETRMFRFSDPDNYQVTPLHLAASTGNTDVVRYLLRAKRCSPDAVDHQGATALHVAAEKGMIEVCWLLLKSAGLHILHMTNHTGLTPLDLCNQGNTFRHQQLSRILTDFSQQPKDQIPKDSYVMYLWMLLLPSLSGVAVLVIAAALGEYGAIFSAVLFPFMAKTILSQYHRLSSFQRLPNPVYLGTLTAGLIHSTVCFLYKIVPSFWPAHTLLHISLVHFCVLVGLFWKVLKQSPGQLKDADTDSRFSSIGDLMEAGQSPDRFCIYCELIQVENCKHCRLCDMCIQDYDHHCLFINQCVGRENHRTFILFLMSMVMAHFIFILSAVFYLYLKVSGLQLSDWGSVAGREAWVLLLTLLNLLSLLWVGWLLREQLDAVSRGTTTYYRRYDLKGPSKRQRLGTVVSFLLEGKRRQQRSQSFSI; encoded by the exons ATGCTGCAGGTTTCAGGAAGTTGTATATTTGAATCGGTTCAGCGGGGTGAGATCGATCGAGTTTCCCATTTATTACAGCAGGATCGAGGAGTCCTGAAACAAAAAG GTTGGGGAGGTTTCACAGCCCTCCACTTTGCTGCTCTGCATGGAAACCGGCCGGTAGCTGAACTCCTATTGAACAGTGGTGCTGATCCAAACATCCCTTGTGATGCAGGACAAACCCCTTTTCACTTTGCTTGCAG AAATGGCAATATTTATATCATGCACAAGATGATGCAGCAAGGTGCAGATTTGCGCATAGCAGATGAGCAAGGGAAAACGGCTCTTCATCATGCAGTTAGTGGTGGAAGTGT taTTGCCACACAGTACCTGTGGGAGACTAGAATGTTTCGTTTCTCAGATCCAGATAACTATCAGGTCACCCCACTGCATTTGGCAGCTTCCACAGGCAATACTGACGTCGTCCGATATCTCCTTCGAGCAAAG AGATGCTCACCAGATGCCGTGGACCATCAGGGGGCAACAGCGCTTCACGTGGCAGCAGAGAAGGGCATGATTGAGGTGTGCTGGCTACTGTTGAAGAGTGCCGGACTCCACATTTTACACATGACAAACCACACCGGCCTCACGCCTCTAGACCTCTGTAATCAAGGGAATACTTTTAG ACATCAGCAGCTCTCCAGGATTTTGACGGATTTCAGTCAACAACCAAAAGATCAGATTCCTAAGGATTCATATG TGATGTACTTATGGATGCTGCTTTTGCCGTCTCTCAGCGGGGTTGCGGTTCTCGTTATAGCTGCTGCTCTTGGTGAATATGGGGCAATCTTCTCTGCGGTGCTTTTCCCCTTCATGGCAAAAACCATTCTGTCTCAGTATCACAGACTGAGCAGCTTTCAGAG GTTACCAAATCCTGTTTACCTGGGAACTCTGACTGCAGGCCTAATTCATTCCACTGTTTGCTTTCTCTATAAAATTGTACCTA GTTTCTGGCCAGCTCATACACTCTTACACATTTCACTGGTCCATTTTTGTGTGCTCGTTGGACTTTTTTGGAAGGTTTTAAAGCAGAGCCCTGGACAACTCAAAGACGCTGATACTGATTCCCGGTTTTCCAGCATAGGAGACTTAATGGAAGCTGGACAGAGCCCAGACAGATTCTGTATTTACTGTGAG CTAATCCAAGTGGAGAACTGCAAACACTGTCGTCTGTGTGACATGTGCATCCAGGACTACGACCACCACTGTCTCTTCATCAACCAGTGTGTGGGACGGGAAAACCACCGCACCTTCATCCTCTTCCTCATGTCTATGGTAATGGCtcatttcatcttcatcctcagtGCCGTTTTTTACCTCTACCTGAAAGTGTCAGGCCTGCAGCTGTCAGACTGGGGCTCGGTGGCGGGGCGAGAAGCCTGGGTCCTCCTGCTGACCCTGCTCAACCTCCTCTCTCTGCTCTGGGTGGGATGGTTATTGCGAGAGCAGCTTGATGCCGTTTCCAGGGGGACCACCACCTATTACAGGAGGTATGACCTAAAGGGCCCTTCCAAAAGACAGCGGTTGGGTACAGTTGTTTCATTCCTGCTGGAAGGGAAAAGAAGACAGCAGCGCAGTCAGTCTTTTAGCATATAG